A segment of the Methanothermococcus thermolithotrophicus DSM 2095 genome:
AGATTCCATTCCCTCACCTTGCCAGACTGTTCTCCCAGTTAAAAAAAGCGCTTCAAGTTTTTTCATATTACCACCATGGGGTGAGTTATAATTAATCGCCGATATTGTGTATATACTACACTGTGTATATGTTACACACCAATAATATATAAAATTTTCCATATGGCATAATGTAGAAAGATATTTATTCCAGATATTTAACCAACTTTGAAAGATAGACTATCCAGTCATCATAGGACATATTTGGATAGGATAAGTCAGCATTTGGATGCATAAATTTACATAATGTAAGTGTTTTTATATGCGGCGCAAAATTTTTTAAGGTAGAAAGCCCCTGAGAGCCAATATAATAAGGTACGCCTATAAAACATATTAAATCATAATTTTCTCTACCTTCAAAACCTTTCCAAGTTGGATCCTTTAAATGATTTATGAGCTCCACTGCTCCCATAATATATTGGGGTTTAAAATTTAATTTTGAAAGTGTAAGATTGGAACCTCCTGTCGACACAACGGTCATATGTTTTAATTTTGCTATTTTTATGGCATATTCTGCTATTTCCTCTGGGAGTACATTTAATAACGAACCCATAACAAACATGGGATTTTTAGATTTTTTTATTGTTAATGCTGCTATTTTTGGAGAACAAAGCATTGCCTGATTTGGAGATGTAAATGCAGGATTCCAGGCAGACATGCTATCACCACAATATTTATATATTATGTGTATCAATTACACATATATAATGATTAATAATGATAGTATTTAAAGGTGATGGTGTGTTTCAGCTTGATGAATATAAAAGTAGGAATTTTTCAATTAAAGGATTAAAAATGGATT
Coding sequences within it:
- the cdhB gene encoding CO dehydrogenase/acetyl-CoA synthase complex subunit epsilon; the encoded protein is MSAWNPAFTSPNQAMLCSPKIAALTIKKSKNPMFVMGSLLNVLPEEIAEYAIKIAKLKHMTVVSTGGSNLTLSKLNFKPQYIMGAVELINHLKDPTWKGFEGRENYDLICFIGVPYYIGSQGLSTLKNFAPHIKTLTLCKFMHPNADLSYPNMSYDDWIVYLSKLVKYLE